TCATCTATGGCGATGATTCCGTTGACGGGGACGCGCAGGTGGCCACGCCAGAGGTTCGACGCATCTTTAAGGCTCTCGAGTGCTACGAGACCATCAAGGTGAAATACCATGTACAGGCATATATGCTGCAGCAGAGCCTCCAGGAGCGCTTCGATCGCCTGGTGCAGCTGCAGTGCAAATCCTTTCCCACATCGCGTTGCGTCACCTTGCAGGTGAGCCGGGATCAAACGCAGCTGCAGGATATTGTGCAGGCTCTCTTCCAGGAGCCCTACAATCCGGCGCGCCTCTGCGAATTCCTGCTGGACAATTGCATAGAACCGGTGATCATGCGCCCAGTGATGGCCGATTACAGCGAAGAAGCCGATGGTGGCACCTACGTTCGATTGTCGCTTTCCTACGCCACCAAGGAGCCCAGCTCAGCGCAGCTTCGCCCGAACTACAAGCAGGTCTTGGAGAACCTcaggctgctgctgcacacGCTGGCCGGGATCAACTGCAGTGTGTCCAGGGACCAACATGTTTTTGGCATTATTGGCGATCATGTGAAGGATAAAATGCTGAAATTACTGGTGGACGAGTGCCTGATACCAGCTGTGCCCGAAAGCACGGAGGAGTATCAGACATCCACGCTGTGTGAGGATGTCGCccagctggagcagctgctTGTAGACTCATTCATCATCAATCCCGAGCAAGATCGAGCCCTAGGGCAGTTTGTAGAGAAGTACGAGACCTACTACCGCAATCGGATGTATCGTCGAGTTCTGGAAACGGCGCGGGAGATCATCCAGCGCGATCTGCAGGACATGGTGCTGGTGGCGCCCAACAACCACTCAGCCGAAGTGGCAAACGATCCCTTCCTCTTCCCACGCTGCATGATCTCGAAAAGTGCTCAGGTAAGTCGTTCGCTAAACGAAACGATTGATTACGCACTAATGGATTCATTTTCGCCGGCAGGACTTTGTCAAACTAATGGACCGCATTCTTCGCCAGCCCACGGATAAACTGGGCGACCAAGAGGCCGATCCCATAGCCGGCGTCATTTCCATCATGCTGCACACCTACATCAATGAGGTGCCCAAGGTGCACCGCAAGCTGCTCGAGAGCATTCCACAGCAGGCCGTCCTGTTCCACAACAATTGTATGTTCTTCACACACTGGGTAGCGCAGCATGCGAACAAGGGCATCGAAAGCTTGGCGGCGCTGGCCAAGACACTGCAGGCCACCGGTCAGCAGCATTTCCGCGTGCAGGTCGACTACCAATCCTCCATCCTGATGGGCATCATGCAGGAGTTCGAGTTCGAGAGCACGCACACGCTGGGCTCTGGTCCACTGAAGCTGGTGCGTCAGTGCCTTCGCCAGCTGGAGCTGCTGAAGAACGTGTGGGCCAATGTGCTCCCGGAGACCGTGTACAATGCAACCTTCTGCGAGCTAATCAACACATTTGTCGCCGAGCTAATCCGTCGAGTGTTCACGCTGCGCGACATTTCCGCACAGATGGCCTGTGAGCTGAGCGATCTCATTGACGTGGTGCTCCAGCGGGCGCCCACGCTTTTCCGCGAACCAAACGAGGTGGTCCAGGTGCTCTCTTGGCTTAAGCTGCAGCAACTGAAGGCCATGCTGAACGCGTCGCTCATGGAGATCACAGAGCTGTGGGGCGACGGCGTCGGCCCGCTGACCGCCAGCTACAAGTCGGATGAGATAAAGCACCTAATCAGGGCGTTGTTCCAGGATACGGATTGGCGGGCCAAGGCCATTACGCAGATTGTATAGGGCGCGTGCGCCTTTTTTGCGAGCGAGGAATGTTGAACGGCGGATAGACATCACATTTGAGGTGGTAAACGGAGTCTAAATTTGATGATCACCATCAATGTGTCCTTACTTTAATTCCTTGAATTGTTTACCACAAATGCCAAAAGTAATAGAATTTGATAATCTTTAATTCTCCGAATGGTTTCTGTTGTACATAGAAAAGTAATTATCCACAAAAATCCATTCCATTCTTCCCGCAACGCAACACAATATTTAACTTAAGActtatttaaatgaataaaaacaactaaatCCCATTAGTGCGCCTCTTGTCGCGCTTGTAGAACGAGCATGTATAGCTGCTCAGTAAGCAGTCTGTGATCTCGGCCGTGGGTGACGGTTAGGATGCGTTGGGCCTCCTCCAGATGGTGCAGTGCCTCCTTGGAATGGCCCTCGTAGAGCTGAATCTTGCCCAGCTTCATGTGAAGCAGGCCCAATAGCGGATTCCAGGGTCCGTGGTATTTTCGAAAGCCTGGCAGCAAACGTTGCCCGTAATCCAGGGCGTCGCTCCACTTGCCCACTTCGATGGCTGCTTCGAAGGCCGCATCGAGCGTCTTGACGTACCACACATTCAGGGGATGGAACACGCCAGTCTGCTTGTCCAGACACACCTTGCACACATCGAGATCTGTGATCGAGAGAGTGAAAATGTGCTTATTATGGAGCTAATTCCATTTCGTCGCATCTACTCACAGGCCACGTCCTTCATGTTCTCCAGATTGTGCCGGGTCAGAGTCATCGCCTCGTTGAAGGCATTTCTCAACTTGGGACTGATGCCGGCATCGCATCGCGGGCAATTATTGCGGTCCACACTGATTCCCGCACCGCAGTTGCGATTGGGACACAGGGCAGCCAGCATCTCCTTCGATTCCTTGGCATCCGTGCACTTGCTGCACACGCATAGGAAGTAGTAGTGCTCCTTGAGGTCCAGACGCCTCTGCTCCGGCGTATTGAGCAGGTCGATGTAGCTGATGAAGATTTTCGACCAGTCCAGGCATTCCATGTCCTCGATCGCGTGGACGTGCAGCTCGTTGCCCTCGAAGGTGGCGACCGCATTTGGCTGGCAGCTATGGTCCGTAATCGAGACGCCCAGATATATGGCCGTGGCAATTGAGTTCATCTCGGCGTCCAAGATATTGAAGCCATTGGTGATCAGCTGCAAAGAGCAGAGAAGAAAGAGCATGAGCTCCCGCGTAACTGTGCGCCGGGGAATGTGAACCGAAGCCCTTCCTAGATAATCAATTGACTGGCAGAGCGCCAGGCATACATCATTGATTGCTATCTAATTTGGGCGACCAGGAGCGGCTGCATACGCAAGCGTCTTGGTTTCTCGATTCAGTACCAGTGCGATGAATCGCCCAATCCGCTCCTGCTCGCTCGCACAGGTGCCTGCACACTTACGCGACCATAGATGCTCATCAGTTCCGTCTTGTTTGGCACCGTGCTGGGACTCTCGGCCATCATATCGGTGAGGACGGCATGCAGCGAGTCCAAGTGCTCCAGTCGCATGGGATCGTTCTTGATTTCGGCGTAATCTGTGCACGTTAACGTGGATTAGCTAGGAATGACCATGCAAAGCGGTTCGCCCTTTGGTTTACTCACGGGACATGAGATCGCGAAACTTGCGGGAGCCGTGCTCGGTGTAATAGCCGCGGATCAGGTCTCCGCCGTGCTCCAGGCGCAGGATCAGTCGGCAGAGCATTCGGGCAGCATCGGGCACAACTCGAGGATGCACCTTCTTGAGGAAAGGACACTCGTGCTTGTGCTGGCCCCAAGCTTGCATCTGGCATGAGCGGTGGCAGTAGGACACATACCTGCAGTTGGAGCACTTCAGCACCTTGGTCCTGCAACGACGAACCCAAATTAGATAGCTCACAAAGGCAGCCACATGGCGAAACTTACGCCTCCAGGCAGTTATCGCACCGCTCCAGGCGGTACTGTGATTTCAAGACGAAGGCGAATGGTTTCTCCGTGAGGATCCGCTGTCCCCTTTTTATTTGCGGCGCCGGATTCTTTAGGTTCTTGGATTTGGATGAGCATGCGGATGCGGTTGCGGATGTGGTTGCGGATCTGGATGAACCAACGGTGGCGGTGGCCATTTCGCTCGAacggagcaacaacaaagactTTCGCCTGGGGGCCCGTCTCACTGACGACTGAAAATGAGCGCACACCTGAAGATCAAAAATATTGTTTCGAAtgctttttgaatattttgcgGCATCTGATTTCtatttttggccacaaaaacaaacacaatttacgcaaatcgctggcaaacacaaaaacaacaacaccatGGTGTTTATTCGCATGCAAACGATGGCGTTGCCAGATCGGCTGGAATCATGCTTTCTACAGTGGGCACCGCGTAAGGTTAACTTGTTAACCATATGTGGGTAGCTGCATGTCGTTAAAAAATACACTTAACAAATCATATTCAAGTTTTTtaagtaacaaataaaaaatatttcttttatatGTTGTTCCCAGTGTCTACGATTTGGTGGCCTTGCGTCCTTTAAAACGAGGGAGAAAGCTATATTAGAGCAAAAGTCGAAAGCATTTGTGTTGGTTGGTCCGCAAAACTAAAGAAGAGCGATTAAGTTAtatcaaatatgaaaaatatacgATTCTAGATGCCATTGTATCCTTGCAGAGCATAGTCATCTGGTTTTCGGTGCCCATGGGGGCTGTTTTAAGATTTATTTGTAGCAAACTTAGCATAGCATAGGGACAAATTGTGTGATCGACTCGAACGGACTCCTATGAGCAGTAAACGCGGGTAGTGGGAACGGGACTAACTAATTGTTCTGGGGTTTCGACCATTCGACGCTGAGGATCAAGTGGTCGTAGCCGTGTCCATTGAGGATCTCGATGGCGGCGGCCGCATCCTTGCGCTGCTTGAAGTGCACGTAGGCGAATCCCTTGCAGAGTCCGGTGTTCTTGTCGCGGGCGAGATACATCTTGCTCTGCGGTCCAATCTTCTTCACCAGCTCCTCGAGATCCGCCTCGGTCATCGACTCCGACAGATTCGATATCCTAATGGCGGCCGTGTCGTCGCGTCCGCGCATTCCCAGCGCGCCCTTTTGGCTGTCCTTGAGGAACGGCGGCACATACTTGCCGGACTTGGGCGCATCGACGGCGGCCGCGGCGGCTGCCGAAGCCTTCTTCTCCATCATATTCGTGTCCATCGCCGTGCCCTTGTACGGGCAGTTGACCGACCAATGCTCACCGTTGCAGATACGGCACTTGGCAATATTCTTGGTGGGATCTAGCAGCGGATCGTTGGCCTTCTCGTCCTCCTTGGAGTTGAGGAACTGCATGATGATCTCCTCGGACACCATGGTCGTCTGCGAGTTGGGGCCGGGCTTGTCGTTCTTCGAGTCGCCGAACTTCGTCCAGGTGCGTCGCTTGGCCACCGTCTTGGGCACCACCTGCTTGGATATCTTGTACGTGCGCACCACCTTCGTCTTCTTGTCGTCCTTGTTGTACTTGTACTCCGTCACGTACTTCTGTCCGTTCTCCACCGTCTCCGTCGTCGGAGGTAGTCCACCATAGTCGAGCTCCACCTCGTCCGCCCAGGAGGATTTGATCGTTTCAACGCCCGGCATCTGAAAGGAATTGAGGGCGCAGTGAGTGGGGCTACACTGGGCGCTTGCTTGGGGTGCACTCACTCTGATTTTCAACGCGATTTGTATGCGAAATcgtaaatgcaaatttcgcCACGAGTTAAGCGGATTTTTAATCAGCAACAAAAGAGTGTTACCCTGCCGCGGTCACAAAAATATGCCGTGTGTGTCCAAAAAATATACCGCTAATACCACTTTGCACTTTTTGGAATATACCATTTGAAATTTCGTTACATATAAGTTAATAAGTTatcgatttgattttgaagatcgcaagcgaccgtttattgcaatttatcaTTTGAAACTAAATCTAGCGTACAAAAtgtttccctaagtccctagcaatcaagtgaagtCGTCGGCAGCGGCGCAGCAGGCGTCGGCCGCGGCGCAGCGCAGAAGTGTCGATGTCGCGCTTAACCGTTCGTTGGCGTTGATGGCAGCGGAGACTATGTGGAACCACAAGATGTTAGAGAATCAATTGCAGGGCAATAACTCCTCCCCTCTTAATTGACGCTTGTCCTCGAGCGGTCATCATAAGGATGGGATGTTTTTGAGTCGCATCGTTGGTGGGGTGATTCGTGGTAGTTTGGGCACAGCATTAATGGTTTGAATGCCAGGTGTTTATTGTTGCGTGCGTTCGAGGTTTGTGCAACTCGGATGTGTTCTGCATTGACAACTTGATTGCTTCTATTAAAATTCTGGTTTTTACTAAATTACTAATGAATTTATATCTACATATTTTTAGACCATTGGAACCtttgcagaaggcattgattccgtacatttcgtctttaattggtaaattttattattattcaaattaaattattatttatttattattattagtttccTTTACTGAtcatgttttaaaatataagaaataaggAATTAACTGATTCAATATGGAGATTTCAATGGCATTCAAATTGTAGTTCCGTTGTGTAAAGCGAGAACGTGTGAAagttttaacatttatttgacCGTCAAGGCAGAAATCGGTATATTGTTTTCAAGTAGGCTACTGGTCTCATTCAATTTAAACTCGCTCCGCAGAAACGCATTCACAACGCAATCTCTTCTTTCACGAGCCCAATCTAATTCTGCAAACCTATGGCCAACTCGTCTGTCAAAGTCGAAtcgtttcaaatttaattctcGTGGTTACGTTAATCAGTATGTTTAATGTTTCTATGTTCTACTTGTCTATCGATGTGGCCACAGTAATTATTCTGAAGCAATCATGATCTTATGTTACTTTTATGTACTAATTTCCCTGATTCTGTTAATATTGTGGTACTTCGGTCTTCCTTAACTAGTTCCTTCCTAAATCTACTTGATAACTTAGAACCTAATCTTGTATTAACCCTAACGAAAATTTCTTGCCCTTTGATATAGGTTTTTATGGGCTTTCTTGTCCGGTTGTGGTATTCTATGTCGGTTTCCTGTTTTTGCCTAAGTCGGTCTATATTGTCCAGTCTAGCttgttcatatttttctgGAGCTACGGTAGCTATCCTGCCGAAGAACACCTCTAGAGGTCGTTTTTTTGTGACAGAATGGACAGTGTAGTTATATTCATAGATGGCCCTATCGAGAAGTTCCTCGAAGCCCCTATGTGTTCCATCTCCTTTCAAACATCTCATTATTTCAGAGAGTGTGgagtgaaatctttctatcTGTCCATTTACTGTACTCTTATACGGAGGTGCTTTGTAGAGCTCAATACCCAGCTGGTCTGTCAACATGAATTTGATAGAGGCTGAGTTGAGGGACTTTTCATTGTCCATTACTATTAATTTAGGCACTCCATAATAAAACACGATATCTCTTAGGGCTTTCCTAATGTCTTCTACAGCTTTGGATTTGATAACTCTTCCCATGGCcagtttggaaaatttatcAATCGCCGTGAGCACCAGATGTCGTTCTGTCGAGTAGATGTCAATATGAATAATTTGTCCGGGGTATTCTGGCAAGGGAGTTTGTCTTATTTCTGGATGCGTGGGATGTCTGTCATATTTAGCAGTCTTACACACCAAACACTGATTCACGATAGCCGAaacttttttcctcattttaggAAAGTATACTCTTTCGGACAACTGAGCTTTATTTTCCACAGCATTTCTGTGTGCTCTGTTATGTGTCCTAAGTATTTCTTCCTCTTGTTCGGCTTCGTTAACAAGGTCTTTGACTTTGCTTTGGCAGAATCTAATCTTGAAACCCTGAAAATGGATGGGGTagagaatttgaattttccccATTACATCCTCGGATGTGAAAATTCCATTAATCACGGATGGGTTAAGATATTCTTTCAAATCTGACAAGAGACTATCGGGTGTGAACAAGTTGCGATCTACTAAATGCCTTTGAAATGTCGGGAATGGAATGCTAAATGAGTAGTTCTCTGACTCGGACTccctgaagaaaatttgattctTGAATGCGTTTATCGGGGCTTCAACGCTAGGTATCAGCCCATGGCTCGAACTGTCAGAGCTGTGCATTGTTGAGGCTACTGTGTTAATTTGTTCGACTGTCGGTCCTCTGGACAGAGCGTCGGCTACAGTATTTTCTCTGCCTGGCTTGTAGAAAATTTCGTAGTCATATTCCTCAAGGTATGCTTTCCATCTCTTAATCctcgcatttccattccaaCTACTGAGAGAATGGGTCAAAGGCTGATGGTCAGTAAAGATTTTCACCTTTGCTTTACCGTAAAGGTaaatttttagcttttttagaGCCCAGATAATGGCTAACATTTCCTTCTCATTCGTGGCATAATTTTCTTCCGCCTTCGAGAGTGTTCTCGATAAAAATGAGATGGGTCTGTTCTCTTGTGAAAGAACAGCACCTACTGCGAAATTGGAAGCATCCGTTGTTAGGTGAAATTCTTTCTTAAAGTCCGGGTAGTGGAGTATTACGTCTGGAGAAACCAAGCTGCTCTTCAATTTCTTGAAGGCTTCTATTGCTTCGCGATTAAGGGAGACGGATTTTTTTGACGATAATGTCCTGGAAATTCGACCATCCTCCCCTCTCAAAAGCGAGCTAAGTGGTTTTGCTAACTTAGCGTAGTTAGGAATAAATCGCCTGTAATATCCGGATAATCCCAAGAATGATCTCAGTTCTTTGAGTGTCCTTGGAATTGGAAAGTCTGAGATTGCCTGTACCTTGGTTGGGCTGGTTTCAATGCCCTTGTCGGACACGACGAAGCCTAGGAACTCCACTTTTCTCTTCATGAACTCGCATTTATCCAACTGACATTTCATGTTGGCTTGCTGAAGAGTTCTGAAAATAGTGTCAAGGTTCTGGTAATGTGTTTCATCATCTTTACTAAAGATGATGATGTCGTCAATATAAATGAAACATATCTTACCGATATGTTCGTGAAGAATATCGTCCAGTGCGCGCTGGAAAATTGacggtgcatttttcagaccGAATGGGAGTCGTGTAAACTCATATTTTCCATTATTGATGGAGAAGGCGGTCTTTTCGATATCAGATTCCTTTAAAAGAATCTGATGAAACCCACTTTTCAGATCGAGCACTGAGAAAATCTTGTTGTCTCCCAATTGGGCCAACACTTCATTAATGTCAGGGATAGGGTATCTGTCCGCTACCGTTACCATGTTAAGTTTTCGATAGTCAATTACCACCCTGTATTTTTTCTTGCCAGAGGAGTCGAGTTTTTTTGGTACAATCcacactggtgaattgtaaggtGACCTTGAGGGTCGAATGATTCCATCGTGTAAAAGTTCGGAAATTTGTTTGTGTACCTCGTCTTTAAGAGACATTGGGTACTGATAGAATTTTGAGTATATTGGCGTATCCGATATAGTTCGGATTGCTGCCCTTACACTTGTTGTGTAGGTTAGTTTTTGATTCGGGTCTGCGAAGAGACCTGGATACgaatcaattattttattcaatatcATTCTCTGTTCCACCTCTAAGTGTTTTATTCTCGGACTAATTGTGCTAACAGCCTCGAACTGTTTTTCTTTGAGAACAACTCTTTTCCCGTTTTCCAGTGTCATGGTTAGGTTCTTCAAATCAATTTGCGCTCCCATTCCCTTCATTGTGTCTTTGCCAAGTATGGCGTCAAAAGTCTTCAGCGttggtaacaaaaaaaattttatttcgaaatcgaaaaggCTTGCTCTTTTGTAATGCGATATTTTTACATCACCGCCTGGAGTATCAGCTATGTAAGGCTTGTTATTTGGTATCGCGTTCGTCACCAAATTGGGCtggatgtaatttttattagagCCTGTGTCAATCAACACCCTTAAAACCTTTCCACTCCCCACTCTACATTCGAAGTATGGTAGTGAGGAGTCTTCTActctaaaaaatgcaacacgtGGTCTCGTTGTTCGCTGTCCAAATTGTCTATTTGTCCATCACAGTATTCATTTAGTGTGCCGTTTATATTGTTCTGGGTTTCATAATCTTGCATCGACCGTTGATAGCCTGTCATGCTTGAACTGGACCCAGTTACTTCAATACTTGGCTGTCTCATGTTCACTGTTTGGATGTTGTAGTTCTTTTGTCGTTTGTTTATGTCCGAGTGTGGTCTATTCATATAATTAATGTTTCGCGTCTGTACACTGCCGTCCACGTCCATTGGTTCTGGTCTTGGTTGTGGTTTGGTCGCAAAGGGACGGGGTGGGGCATtgtattgttgccattgctgttgaTAGTTTTGTCGGGGTGGAATGAACGGTGCATTACCGAAGTTAGACACGTGTTGCCTTGGCGCCGGGAATGGCTGGCCTAAATATTGTGGAGGTCTCCTCATGGGATGTCGTGGAGGGACCGGTGGAGGCTGTCGATGGCCAAAGGCATTCGACGGCTGAAAATTGCGGGGTGCCGGAATGGGTTTTTCGTTTCCTCTGAAACTCGACTGTTGACCCTTATTCGCCGCATGGTTTGACCTGAAAgtttgattttcaagtttAAGGCAATAATGTAAAGCTGAGGGGAGATCAGCTGGCTCTTTTATTGCCAAAAGGCGAGGTAAATCTCCTCGAAGGCCTCTGATAAAAGTATCCAGAGCTTTTTCtctgtacatttttgtaacaAAGTGCTCGGATTCTcggctcatttgcatgcagccgACTTTATTTAGAATAAGCGACAGATTTTTGTAGACGTCTTGGTGGAAGTCTTCCACCGACTGCTGGTGGCCTTGAACCAAAGTTGACATTTGGTATTCCAAGGTAGTTATGTCCCGTTTATCTGCGTAATGCAGAGTGAGACATCTCGACATGGCCTTCCAGTCCAGCGGAATGCTGTAGGACTCGAGTGCCACATCAGCACTtccaacaattttatttcttatggtatgaagtataccataatattttggaGTACCCACAAATGGGGTATAAGTCTCCATGATTCTATCAACGCTCTTTTTCCAAGACCCGAATTCTGCTGGATTTCCAGAGAATTCCCTGATCGATTTTACGATATCAGGCACCCTGTCAAAGTCCGCTAAATTATTTCTGTATTCGGGCTCGACGACCTGGTCGCTCACGTCAGTAAAGTCAAGAGTATTgttgttcatttgttttatcaaTCCAGGTAAAACTTGGGCCACCGTTTGGCCAATTAATGCTGTCAACTGTTCGACACTCATGTCTACGCGATGCTGTTCAGGCAGGTCGTGTCTTTCTGAGGGCACCGGTCTTTCGTTTGAACTAAAAGCTGATGgtcttattatattattaggaTTTGCCATACTGATTTTTAATTCGGACAACACCTGCACAAAACAAGCCTAAACCAATTTGAACTTAACAAAAGTTGTGGGCAGAAAATATGGaatgcgtgtgtatgtgtttgcttatttatcttttgtttttgttttttttattttttatttttatattttttttttttatttttgcatgcAATAAATTTTAGCTCACCGCGGTTATTTTGCTTTGAGAACAGTGTACCAGAAAGGAACAGTAAATAGGAAAATTTTCCTTTCAGAAGATCTCTAGGAACTGGGTTGAAAatatagtattaataataatatcaataataataataaaataataataataatataataataataatgtaataataataatataataataataatataataataataatataatactaataatataataataaaaatataataataataataatattataataataatataataataataatatacttaaatttttttttttttttttttttttttttttggtatactTATGTTTTATTATGGGTGGATGCCTGAATTTCAAATTGCTGatgttttttccagtgtactTTCCAGGTTCTTGTAGTCTCTCTGCCTCCTCTTCGGTtgtttcagcttcagcttcttcgTCGTCAACGTGTTCTTATTCCTGTTCTTTTTGgcgggctgctgctgctgctacggctgtgctgttgttgttctttttttttccttcttgtCTGCACTTTGGTTCACGCAGCCGTTCTCTGCCGTTCGTCGTCTTTACCTCTGCCGTTACGTTTTGGGTTGCACTGTTAACTGTTATCCGTGTTGCTCTTCTGTAGTTCCGTTATTCTCGGCGTTCTACTTCTActtttccttctccttttcGATGAAATTGCTGTTCttcgttttgcatttatttaacataGAATTGTTGCGGTCACTCCTCCTGGCTGGGTGAATGTTGTCCTTTTTGCCTGGGCTACTGGGGAATCCACGTCAGCACTCCAAAGAAGGTTTTCTGCGGGCTGGCCTGACAGAAACTGTGATCCACCAATGGGCAATGCTATGCCGATAAGTATTTTCCTCTTccggaaaatctgtttttttctcaaacaattttattttatagccGACCgtgaattttgtttgttaataaCTCGCGGGAGTTTCTTCGGCACAATTTAACCAACGAATATTTTTTagcaaaattttgattttgctccGCGACTTAGAATTTTGTCTttcgttcgcgtttattcgctggtccctgttcgggcgccagttaataattacagttatcgatttgattttgaagatcgcaagcgaccgtttattgcaatttatcaTTTGAAACTAAATCTAGCGTACAAAAtgtttccctaagtccctagcaatcaagtgaagtCGTCGGCAGCGGCGCAGCAGGCGTCGGCCGCGGCGCAGCGCAGAAGTGTCGATGTCGCGCTTAACCGTTCGTTGGCGTTGATGGCAGCGGAGACTATGTGGAACCACAAGATGTTAGAGAATCAATTGCAGGGCAATAACTTATATACCAAAAGGTACTTAAAATACCAACCACCAAAGGTATTTAAAATACCAACCACCAAAGGTATTTAAGATGCCAAGCACCAAAGGTATTTAAAATACCAACCACCAGAGGTATTTAAAATACCAACCACCAAAGCTATTTAAGATGCCAACCACCAAAGGTATTTAAAATACCAACCACCAAAGGTATTTAAATACCAGCCATACCGcgtgtttttaaatttcatcatttacttgaaaaaaagttgttttctttgatttactttgtgttttattattatacatcTACATTATATTAGATTAATAATAAACCCAGAAATGGTTCTGGATGAATAGATATTCAAGATTTGTGCGCActgtttgttgcttttttttcgaaggaattacata
The DNA window shown above is from Drosophila melanogaster chromosome X and carries:
- the Zw10 gene encoding Zeste-white 10 codes for the protein MEEEAPRFNVLEEAFNGNGNGCANVEATQSAILKVLTRVNRFQMRVRKHIEDNYTEFLPNNTSPDIFLEESGSLNREIHDMLENLGSEGLDALDEANVKMAGNGRQLREILLGLGVSEHVLRIDELFQCVEEAKATKDYLVLLDLVGRLRAFIYGDDSVDGDAQVATPEVRRIFKALECYETIKVKYHVQAYMLQQSLQERFDRLVQLQCKSFPTSRCVTLQVSRDQTQLQDIVQALFQEPYNPARLCEFLLDNCIEPVIMRPVMADYSEEADGGTYVRLSLSYATKEPSSAQLRPNYKQVLENLRLLLHTLAGINCSVSRDQHVFGIIGDHVKDKMLKLLVDECLIPAVPESTEEYQTSTLCEDVAQLEQLLVDSFIINPEQDRALGQFVEKYETYYRNRMYRRVLETAREIIQRDLQDMVLVAPNNHSAEVANDPFLFPRCMISKSAQDFVKLMDRILRQPTDKLGDQEADPIAGVISIMLHTYINEVPKVHRKLLESIPQQAVLFHNNCMFFTHWVAQHANKGIESLAALAKTLQATGQQHFRVQVDYQSSILMGIMQEFEFESTHTLGSGPLKLVRQCLRQLELLKNVWANVLPETVYNATFCELINTFVAELIRRVFTLRDISAQMACELSDLIDVVLQRAPTLFREPNEVVQVLSWLKLQQLKAMLNASLMEITELWGDGVGPLTASYKSDEIKHLIRALFQDTDWRAKAITQIV
- the Smyd3 gene encoding SET and MYND domain containing, class 3 produces the protein MATATVGSSRSATTSATASACSSKSKNLKNPAPQIKRGQRILTEKPFAFVLKSQYRLERCDNCLEATKVLKCSNCRYVSYCHRSCQMQAWGQHKHECPFLKKVHPRVVPDAARMLCRLILRLEHGGDLIRGYYTEHGSRKFRDLMSHYAEIKNDPMRLEHLDSLHAVLTDMMAESPSTVPNKTELMSIYGRLITNGFNILDAEMNSIATAIYLGVSITDHSCQPNAVATFEGNELHVHAIEDMECLDWSKIFISYIDLLNTPEQRRLDLKEHYYFLCVCSKCTDAKESKEMLAALCPNRNCGAGISVDRNNCPRCDAGISPKLRNAFNEAMTLTRHNLENMKDVAYLDVCKVCLDKQTGVFHPLNVWYVKTLDAAFEAAIEVGKWSDALDYGQRLLPGFRKYHGPWNPLLGLLHMKLGKIQLYEGHSKEALHHLEEAQRILTVTHGRDHRLLTEQLYMLVLQARQEAH
- the eIF3g1 gene encoding eukaryotic translation initiation factor 3 subunit g1 codes for the protein MPGVETIKSSWADEVELDYGGLPPTTETVENGQKYVTEYKYNKDDKKTKVVRTYKISKQVVPKTVAKRRTWTKFGDSKNDKPGPNSQTTMVSEEIIMQFLNSKEDEKANDPLLDPTKNIAKCRICNGEHWSVNCPYKGTAMDTNMMEKKASAAAAAAVDAPKSGKYVPPFLKDSQKGALGMRGRDDTAAIRISNLSESMTEADLEELVKKIGPQSKMYLARDKNTGLCKGFAYVHFKQRKDAAAAIEILNGHGYDHLILSVEWSKPQNN